From a single Anomalospiza imberbis isolate Cuckoo-Finch-1a 21T00152 chromosome 16, ASM3175350v1, whole genome shotgun sequence genomic region:
- the ATP6V0C gene encoding V-type proton ATPase 16 kDa proteolipid subunit c produces MSSGASPEYASFFAVMGASAAMVFSALGAAYGTAKSGTGIAAMSVMRPELIMKSIIPVVMAGIIAIYGLVVAVLIANALSPEITLFKSFLQLGAGLSVGLSGLAAGFAIGIVGDAGVRGTAQQPRLFVGMILILIFAEVLGLYGLIVALILSTK; encoded by the exons ATGTCCTCCGGCGCCAGCCCCGAGTACGCCTCCTTCTTCGCCGTGATGGGCGCTTCGGCCGCCATGGTCTTCAGCG ccttGGGAGCTGCATATGGAACAGCAAAGAGTGGCACAGGCATTGCAGCCATGTCTGTCATGAGGCCTGAGCTGATCATGAAGTCCATCATCCCTGTCGTCATGGCGGGTATTATAGCAATCTACGGCCTTGTAGTGGCAGTGCTCATTGCCAATGCCCTCTCACCTGAAATCACGCTATTCAA GAGCTTCCTTCAGCTGGGTGCTGGCTTGAGCGTGGGTCTCAGCGGCCTGGCTGCTGGCTTTGCCATTGGCATCGTGGGCGATGCAGGCGTCcggggcacagcacagcagcccagGTTATTTGTGGGGATGATCCTCATTTTGATCTTCGCTGAAGTCTTGGGTCTCTATGGCCTCATTGTTGCCCTTATCCTCTCCACGAAGTAA